A stretch of Borrelia turcica IST7 DNA encodes these proteins:
- the lptB gene encoding LPS export ABC transporter ATP-binding protein produces the protein MFLKKSNRIKSIKERLNVGYVNDIVLKADNIVKKYGEKVAVNGVTIDVHRGEVVGLLGPNGAGKTTTFYTIVGFIKSNSGCVLINDYDVSGLNMYERARIGIVYLPQDPSIFRELTVEDNILVALERREDLSQAERKMELVNLLKEFEIKRIQHQKAYTLSGGERRRTEIARALAVNPYFLLLDEPFAGIDPIAIGDIKNIIKILKSKNIGVLITDHNVRDAFDIIDRAYIIYQGQVLDEGNVSYIINSEKAKKLYLGEEFRL, from the coding sequence ATGTTTCTAAAGAAAAGCAATAGAATAAAATCAATAAAAGAAAGGCTTAATGTTGGCTATGTTAATGATATTGTTCTTAAGGCAGATAATATAGTTAAAAAATATGGAGAGAAAGTAGCTGTTAATGGGGTTACTATTGATGTTCATAGAGGTGAAGTTGTAGGTCTTCTTGGGCCAAATGGCGCTGGAAAGACTACTACCTTTTATACTATTGTAGGATTTATTAAATCTAATAGTGGTTGTGTTTTGATAAATGATTATGATGTTTCTGGTCTTAATATGTATGAGCGAGCAAGAATAGGTATTGTATATTTGCCACAAGATCCGTCTATTTTCAGAGAGCTTACAGTTGAGGATAATATTCTAGTTGCTCTTGAGAGGAGAGAAGATTTATCACAAGCTGAACGTAAGATGGAACTTGTAAATCTTCTTAAAGAATTTGAAATAAAGAGAATACAGCATCAAAAAGCATATACTCTTTCTGGTGGTGAGAGAAGGAGAACTGAGATAGCTAGAGCTTTGGCAGTTAATCCGTATTTTTTATTGCTTGATGAACCTTTTGCAGGTATTGATCCTATTGCTATTGGAGATATAAAAAATATAATAAAAATTTTGAAAAGTAAAAATATTGGTGTTTTAATTACGGATCACAATGTAAGAGATGCTTTTGATATAATAGATAGAGCTTATATTATTTATCAAGGACAGGTTCTTGACGAGGGTAATGTTTCCTATATTATAAATAGTGAAAAAGCTAAAAAACTTTATCTTGGTGAAGAGTTTAGATTATGA
- the pgeF gene encoding peptidoglycan editing factor PgeF, producing MRVIERELYYEFELDPSIKLIYTKQPFDLSIKDINNDNLDFIPKSKKIKYLKQLHTNIVYEVSDDFVNFQEGDGLVSSSYNVALLAYYADCLPIYCFDSFKKYIGLIHSGYKGSFKLIILKMLLMFEKMGSNFRDLKIVFGPYNRACCYEVSLEFLEEVKSKFSKKLLDISFYDRNDKIYFDNGSFNLGLISNFNLDIKDSGLCTHCEHNLYSHRKLRDKRSYAAIWRV from the coding sequence ATGAGAGTAATAGAGAGAGAGCTTTATTATGAATTTGAATTGGACCCTAGCATTAAATTAATATATACTAAGCAGCCTTTTGATTTGAGTATTAAGGATATTAATAATGATAACCTAGATTTTATTCCTAAGAGCAAGAAAATAAAATATTTAAAGCAACTGCATACAAATATTGTTTATGAGGTCTCTGATGATTTTGTCAATTTTCAGGAAGGCGATGGGCTTGTTTCTTCTTCTTATAATGTTGCTCTTCTTGCTTACTATGCAGATTGTCTTCCAATATATTGTTTTGACAGTTTTAAAAAATATATTGGACTTATTCACAGTGGATATAAGGGTAGTTTCAAGCTTATTATTTTAAAAATGTTACTTATGTTTGAGAAGATGGGGTCAAACTTCCGAGATTTGAAAATTGTATTTGGGCCTTACAATAGGGCATGTTGTTATGAGGTTTCTTTGGAGTTTTTAGAAGAGGTAAAATCAAAATTTAGTAAGAAGTTGTTGGATATATCTTTTTATGATAGAAATGATAAAATATACTTTGATAATGGTAGTTTTAATTTAGGCTTAATTTCTAATTTTAATTTAGATATTAAGGATTCGGGTCTTTGTACTCATTGCGAGCACAATCTTTATTCTCATAGAAAACTTAGAGACAAGAGAAGTTATGCTGCAATTTGGAGAGTTTAG
- a CDS encoding Nif3-like dinuclear metal center hexameric protein codes for MNVKDLSSKLDEMFQIKNFENIDKGLNGLQVGNLDAKVRKVAFAVDASMTTLKEAKDYDFLITHHGIFWSKSERIVSVMYEKIKYLMENNIALYSLHLPMDVHPVYSHSKAFSDFLGFRDPIPFANYRGANLGIISISSLNFSEILNKIKKQNKHILYYKEFKEYVYKVAIVSGSGYSFFEEALQYGIDLFITGDTSHQIYSLAEECGVNLIFAGHYFTETFGLVKLMEYFRNYEELHIKFVGRDTNL; via the coding sequence TTGAATGTTAAAGATTTATCATCCAAGCTGGATGAAATGTTTCAGATAAAGAATTTTGAAAATATTGATAAAGGACTTAATGGCCTTCAAGTGGGTAATTTGGATGCTAAGGTTAGAAAGGTTGCTTTTGCTGTTGATGCAAGTATGACGACTTTAAAAGAGGCTAAGGATTATGATTTTTTAATAACTCATCATGGCATTTTTTGGTCAAAATCTGAAAGAATTGTTTCTGTAATGTATGAAAAGATTAAGTATCTTATGGAAAACAACATAGCTCTTTATTCTCTACATTTACCTATGGATGTACATCCTGTTTATTCTCATAGTAAAGCTTTTTCTGACTTTCTTGGGTTTAGGGATCCTATTCCTTTTGCAAATTATAGGGGAGCTAATTTAGGTATTATTTCTATTTCTAGTCTTAATTTTTCTGAAATCCTGAACAAGATTAAGAAACAAAATAAACATATTCTTTATTATAAAGAATTTAAGGAATATGTTTACAAGGTAGCTATTGTTAGTGGCTCTGGATATTCTTTTTTTGAAGAAGCTTTGCAGTATGGTATTGATTTATTCATAACAGGGGATACCTCTCATCAAATATATTCTTTAGCTGAAGAGTGTGGTGTAAATTTGATATTTGCGGGTCATTATTTTACTGAAACATTTGGTTTGGTAAAATTAATGGAGTATTTTAGGAATTATGAAGAATTACACATTAAGTTTGTTGGTAGAGATACTAATTTATAA
- the lspA gene encoding signal peptidase II: MNINRIKLINNCIFISILVFFDQLSKYLIVQYVKLGSEYLSIFGDFFKIIHVRNTGVLFSIGSNIDDNLKNLFFLVLPIVVLVFVFYFSLNEKNRIIRISFLLILSGGIGNIIDRLFRPLGVVDFLDVKFFGIFGLQRWPTFNFADSYVVIGIGLFAIYDLFVKNRKY; encoded by the coding sequence ATGAATATAAATAGAATCAAATTGATTAATAATTGTATATTTATTTCTATTCTAGTTTTTTTTGATCAATTATCTAAGTATTTAATTGTTCAATATGTCAAACTTGGTTCTGAATATTTATCTATTTTTGGAGATTTTTTTAAAATAATACATGTTAGGAACACTGGGGTTTTATTTTCAATAGGTTCTAATATTGACGATAATTTAAAAAATTTATTTTTTCTTGTGCTTCCTATTGTTGTTTTGGTTTTTGTTTTTTATTTTTCCTTAAATGAAAAAAATAGAATAATTAGAATTTCATTTTTATTGATTTTATCTGGTGGTATTGGGAATATTATTGATAGGTTATTTAGACCTTTAGGCGTTGTGGATTTCTTAGATGTAAAATTTTTTGGCATTTTTGGACTCCAAAGATGGCCAACTTTTAACTTTGCAGACAGTTATGTTGTTATAGGAATAGGTTTATTTGCAATTTATGATTTGTTTGTAAAGAATAGAAAGTATTAA
- a CDS encoding YmdB family metallophosphoesterase, producing the protein MALRVLIAGEIVGKPGIVVIKEFLSTFKKNKEIDFVVSGNNFTTGFRGLCKRHVFLLKKYGVDVLTLGENAFSRTVLSDELDKYNFILKPLNCPARIKGYSYFIYNVNGSKVAVVRLVGQTGITKYNFNSPFFAFDYVYEKIKLHTNNIIVLFDSNTTAETNSMFFYLKSRVSVCFGVGRRILTADLRILDDTAVITDLGRVGSLNSVIGYVPEFEIDKFLKGFLHNRFTESWDGLGFNGAIVEIDDNGKAVLVETVREYINFKGGPKNENDI; encoded by the coding sequence GTGGCTTTGCGAGTTTTAATTGCCGGGGAGATTGTAGGCAAGCCTGGCATTGTTGTAATAAAAGAATTTTTGTCTACTTTTAAAAAGAATAAAGAAATTGATTTTGTAGTGTCTGGTAATAATTTTACTACAGGGTTTAGGGGTCTATGTAAACGACATGTTTTTTTGCTAAAAAAGTATGGTGTTGATGTTTTAACTTTAGGAGAAAATGCATTTTCAAGAACTGTATTGAGTGATGAACTTGATAAATACAATTTTATTTTAAAACCTCTAAATTGTCCTGCTAGGATAAAGGGTTATTCTTATTTTATTTATAATGTTAATGGTAGTAAAGTTGCTGTAGTTAGACTTGTTGGACAGACGGGTATTACGAAATATAACTTTAATAGTCCTTTTTTTGCTTTTGATTATGTTTACGAGAAAATAAAGTTACATACCAATAATATAATTGTGCTTTTTGATTCAAATACTACGGCTGAGACTAATTCTATGTTTTTTTATTTAAAATCTAGAGTTAGTGTTTGTTTTGGTGTTGGTAGAAGAATATTAACAGCGGATCTTAGAATCCTAGATGACACTGCAGTTATTACTGACCTTGGTAGAGTTGGGAGTTTAAATAGTGTTATTGGTTATGTTCCTGAATTTGAGATAGATAAATTTTTAAAAGGGTTCTTACATAATCGATTTACTGAATCTTGGGATGGACTTGGATTTAATGGTGCTATAGTTGAAATCGATGATAATGGAAAGGCTGTTTTAGTAGAGACTGTAAGAGAGTATATCAATTTTAAAGGTGGTCCAAAGAATGAAAATGATATTTGA